The following nucleotide sequence is from Pseudonocardia sp. C8.
CCGAACACGTCCTTGATCGAGCTGGTCGCCCCGTTGATGACGGCGCTGTCGTAACCGAACAGGAGCCCGCCGAGTGCGGCGACCGACGCGATCCGGATGACGCCGGAACCGCTGCCCTCCTCGTCGTCGTCGAAGACGGACGGCACGTCGTCGACTGGACCGTGTTCGCTCATCGGTGGCCCCCTTCGGCCCGGGCCCGGACACGCCGCGGCCGTCCCGGAGCGAGGCTCCGGGACGTGCGGAGTGGCGCGGGCTACTCGTGGAGGGCCGCGACGGTCGGCCCGGTGTGACCGTAGACACACGCGAAGCAATAAACAAGACTGCAGCGGAATGCAGTTTATATCTCTATTGCTTGAACAATCAGTGGTCGATCGTGATGACCGAGTCCAGCGCCGCAGCGACCGCGCCCAGCACGGGGGCCTGCGCGCCCAGCGACGCCGTCGCGATCCGCAGGCCCTCGACGGCGCCCGGGATGCCACGGCGGGCGACGGCCCGCCGCATCGGGACGAGGAGGAGCTCGCCGGCCTGCGCGAGCTCGCCGCCGACCGCGACCAGCTCCGGGTTGAAGACGTTGCACATGTCCGCGATGGCCCGCCCGGCCTCCTCGCCGGTGTCGGCGAGCACCCGGGCGCACCCGCGGTCCCCGTCCCGGGCCCTGGCGACGATCTCGCCGATGGTCAGCTCGCGGCCGACGACCGGCCGCAGCAGGTCGACGACGTGCCGGGCCGCGACCCGGGTCTCCAGGCAGCCCCGGTTGCCGCAGCGGCACAGCGCGCCGAGCTCGTCGACGGTCGTGTGCCCGAACTCCCCCGCGGTGCCGGACGGGCCCCGGAAGAGCCGGCCGTCGGTGATCAGGCCGGCCCCGACGCCCTCCGACAGCTTGACGTAGATCAGGTTGGAGACCTCGGCCCCGGAACCCCACCGCAGCTCCGCGAGCGCCCCGAGGTTGGCGTCGTTGTCGACGACGACCGGCCGGCCCAGGCTCTCGCTCGCGACCTCCGCGGCCGGCATGTCCACCCAGCCGGGCAGGATCGTCGGGGAGCCGACCCGCCCGGTCCGGCTGTCGAGCGGGGCGGGGATGCCCATGCCGACGGCGGCGAGCTCGTCCACCGTGGTGGCCGCGGCCGTGACGAGCTCGTCGAGCAGGCCGGTGGCGATCCGCAGCCCGTCGCGGGCCGGGAGGCCGGCCGGAAGGTCGGCCCGCCGCTCGGCGTGGACCACCCCGTCCGCGCCCGCCAGTGCCACGGTGACGTGCCGGTGGCCGTAGTCGATCCCGGCGACGAGCCGGCCACCGGTGGGGTCGAGCCGGACCCGGCGCGCGCGGCCGGTCCCCTCGATCACCACGATGCCGTCCCGCTCGAGGTCGCGGACGATGTTCGAGACGGTCGCGGGTGCCAGCTCCGTCATCCGGGCCAGGTCTGCCTGGCTCGGATGGCCGCCCCGCCGCAGCTCCGCGACGATGCGGGCGCGGTTGGCCCGCCGCAGCGCGCCCTGCGAGCCGGGGTTCCTGCTGTCGTCGTGATCCTTCATTCGAGGCCTCTCCGCGAGCCGCGCCGCTGTGCCGGGACTCTACCCGCGAGTGTTCATGAAGTGAACGGTCGGGGGTCGTGCGAGGCTGATCGGCATGAGCGGTGTGGCAGTGGTGACCGGGGCGGGCTCGGGCATCGGCGAGGCGGTGACCCGCGAGCTCCTCGACGCCGGCTGGCGGGTCGCGCTGGCCGGCAGGCGGACCGACCGGCTGGACGCCGTCGCGGGCGGCCGCGCCGGTGCGCTCACTGTCGCCACCGACGTGGCGGACCCGGAGTCGGTCGCCGGCCTCTTCGCCGCGGTGCGGGAGCGCTGGGGGCGGGTGGACCTGCTGGTCAACAACGCCGGCACGTTCGGGCCCGGCGGCACCGTCGACGAGATCGCCGTGGAAGACTGGGACGCCACCGTCGCGACCAACCTGACCGGGGCGTTCCTGTGCGCCCGGGAAGCGTTCGCCGCGATGCGCGCGCAGGACCCGCAGGGCGGGCGGATCATCAACAACGGCTCGATATCGGCGCACGTCCCGCGCCCGGGTAGCGCCGCGTACACCGCGACCAAGCACGCGATCACCGGGCTGACCAAGTCGCTGTCGCTGGACGGCCGGCCGTTCGGCATCGCCTGCGGGCAGATCGACATCGGCAACGCGGCCACCGACATGACCGCGGGGATCGCGACCGGGGCGCGGCAGGCCGACGGGTCGGTCCGGCCGGAGGCGACGTTCGACGTGAAGCACGTCGGCGAGGCCGTGCGCTACATGGCCGAGCTGCCGCTCGGGGCGAACGTGCAGTTCCTGACCATCGCCGCGACGACGATGCCGTGGCTGGCCCGCGGCTGATCGCCGTCCACTCTCCGGGGCTCCCCGATCAACGCCCGGTGGTGGGACACTCACCCCACCCTGGCACCCGGGAGGCGTCGATGGCCCGGCCCATGCACGTCCTGCGACTGATCGTGCACGCCCGCTCGCGGCAGCCGGTGCTGCTCCTCGCCGAGGACGGCGGGGACCGCTGCGTACCGGTGTTCCTGCGGCCGCCGCAGGCCGAGGTGATCGCCGCGGGCCGCCGGGACGCCGGCACCGCCCTCACCCAGGACGTCCTGCGCCCGGTGGTGGAGGCGCTGGGACGTGCCCTGGAATCGGTGGAGATCAGCGACCTCCGCGAGGGCGTCTACACCGCCGAGCTGGTGTTCGACCGCGGCACCCGGCTGATCGTGACGCCCTCCGACGCGCTGTCGATCGCCGTCCGGGAGGGCCTGCCGATCCGCATGGCCGATCACGTGCTCGACGAGGTCGGCCAGCCGGTCGAGGAGATCCTGCCGCCGGACTCCCCGGACGCGGCCGGGTTCACCCCGCCGGCGCACCCGGCGGCCGGGGTGGCCCCGGCCGATCCCCGGGAGCCGCCGGAGCAGCAGCTCCGGCAGTTCCGCGAGTTCATCGACGAGGTCACCCCGGACGACTTCCGCTGACCCGTGAGTGGTTGCGAGGGCCCGAGCACGCGTCACCACTCACGAGCCGTCAGGCCGCGGCCAGGCGGGTGCCGAACTGGGTGTGGTGCAGCTCGGCGTAGCGGCCGTCGCGGTCCAGCAGCGACGCGTGGTCGCCGCGCTCGACGATCCGGCCCCGCTCCAGCACCAGGATCTCGTCGGCGTCCCGGATCGTGGACAGCCGGTGCGCGATCACGAGCGCTGTCCGGC
It contains:
- a CDS encoding ROK family transcriptional regulator, whose amino-acid sequence is MKDHDDSRNPGSQGALRRANRARIVAELRRGGHPSQADLARMTELAPATVSNIVRDLERDGIVVIEGTGRARRVRLDPTGGRLVAGIDYGHRHVTVALAGADGVVHAERRADLPAGLPARDGLRIATGLLDELVTAAATTVDELAAVGMGIPAPLDSRTGRVGSPTILPGWVDMPAAEVASESLGRPVVVDNDANLGALAELRWGSGAEVSNLIYVKLSEGVGAGLITDGRLFRGPSGTAGEFGHTTVDELGALCRCGNRGCLETRVAARHVVDLLRPVVGRELTIGEIVARARDGDRGCARVLADTGEEAGRAIADMCNVFNPELVAVGGELAQAGELLLVPMRRAVARRGIPGAVEGLRIATASLGAQAPVLGAVAAALDSVITIDH
- a CDS encoding SDR family oxidoreductase, whose product is MSGVAVVTGAGSGIGEAVTRELLDAGWRVALAGRRTDRLDAVAGGRAGALTVATDVADPESVAGLFAAVRERWGRVDLLVNNAGTFGPGGTVDEIAVEDWDATVATNLTGAFLCAREAFAAMRAQDPQGGRIINNGSISAHVPRPGSAAYTATKHAITGLTKSLSLDGRPFGIACGQIDIGNAATDMTAGIATGARQADGSVRPEATFDVKHVGEAVRYMAELPLGANVQFLTIAATTMPWLARG
- a CDS encoding bifunctional nuclease family protein, which translates into the protein MARPMHVLRLIVHARSRQPVLLLAEDGGDRCVPVFLRPPQAEVIAAGRRDAGTALTQDVLRPVVEALGRALESVEISDLREGVYTAELVFDRGTRLIVTPSDALSIAVREGLPIRMADHVLDEVGQPVEEILPPDSPDAAGFTPPAHPAAGVAPADPREPPEQQLRQFREFIDEVTPDDFR